The following proteins are co-located in the Chryseobacterium daecheongense genome:
- a CDS encoding alpha/beta hydrolase-fold protein, with protein MNLDYIVREPEHITSSTPILFMLHGYGSNEQDLFSFRETLPADWIIVSFRAPKNTQFEGYSWYDIDFNNPENFIDVHQAKESLNSVLENILKIINQYGITESRAHLCGFSQGGILCYALALQYPDLFNYVACLSSYPEEKILGDIVRDKKKLEKLRFFVSHGTDDAVIPLEWGRKAADLLYELSCYFTFREYMSGHGVNQKNYIDLMDFFSK; from the coding sequence ATGAATTTAGATTATATTGTAAGAGAACCAGAACATATTACTTCTTCTACTCCAATACTTTTTATGCTTCATGGCTATGGAAGCAATGAACAGGATCTTTTTAGTTTCAGGGAAACCCTCCCAGCCGACTGGATCATCGTTAGTTTCAGGGCTCCAAAGAATACTCAATTCGAAGGATATTCATGGTATGACATTGATTTTAATAATCCAGAAAACTTTATAGATGTCCATCAGGCAAAAGAATCTCTGAACAGTGTTCTGGAGAATATTCTAAAAATAATTAATCAATACGGAATTACTGAAAGCAGGGCTCATTTATGCGGCTTCAGTCAGGGTGGGATTTTATGCTATGCGCTGGCATTACAATATCCTGATTTGTTTAATTATGTAGCGTGTTTGAGCAGCTATCCTGAAGAGAAAATCTTAGGTGATATCGTTAGAGATAAAAAGAAGTTGGAAAAGCTTAGATTTTTTGTCTCCCATGGAACCGATGACGCTGTAATTCCATTAGAATGGGGAAGAAAGGCTGCAGATCTGCTGTATGAATTGAGTTGTTATTTTACTTTCAGAGAATACATGAGTGGACATGGAGTAAATCAAAAAAATTATATTGACCTCATGGATTTCTTTTCGAAATAA